One window of the Sciurus carolinensis chromosome 8, mSciCar1.2, whole genome shotgun sequence genome contains the following:
- the Malsu1 gene encoding mitochondrial assembly of ribosomal large subunit protein 1, with amino-acid sequence MELGVCAARRLGPLRWLRLLSRRTPPSAVVGSRLQLPAVRRLPAGPALCRASLTPGFVRGLHDGPQLEERTPGEGVPEPGVADHTGPKFDIDMLVSLLRQENARDICVIKVPPEMRYTDYFVIGSGTSTRHLHAMAYYIVKMYKHLKYKSEPYVKIEGKDTDDWLCVDFGSMVIHLMLPETRETYELEKLWTLRSYDDQLAQIAPETLPEDFILGIEDDTSSLTPVEFKCE; translated from the exons ATGGAGCTCGGCGTTTGTGCGGCGCGGCGCCTGGGGCCGCTCCGGTGGCTCAGGCTTCTCTCCCGGCGTACGCCACCCTCTGCGGTTGTGGGGTCCCGGCTGCAGCTGCCAGCCGTGCGGCGGCTTCCCGCGGGACCAGCGCTCTGCCGGGCCAGCCTGACCCCGGGCTTTGTGCGTGGCCTGCATGATGGGCCTCAGCTAGAGGAGCGGACACCCGGCGAGGGAGTCCCAGAGCCGGGCGTTGCAG ATCACACTGGTCCCAAGTTTGACATCGATATGCTGGTTTCACTTCTGAGGCAAGAAAATGCAAGAGACATTTGTGTGATCAAGGTTCCTCCAGAAATGAGATATACAGATTACTTTGTGATTGGTAGTGGAACTTCCACCCGACACTTACATGCCATGGCCTACTATATTGTGAAAATG TACAAACACCTGAAGTATAAAAGTGAGCCTTATGTTAAGATCGAAGGGAAGGATACCGATGACTGGCTGTGTGTGGATTTTG GCAGCATGGTGATTCATTTGATGCTTCCCGAAACCAGAGAAACCTATGAATTAGAGAAATTATGGACCCTACGTTCTTATGATGACCAGTTAGCTCAGATAGCACCTGAAACATTACCTGAAGACTTCATTCTTGGAATAGAAGATGACACTTCATCCCTGACTCCAGTGGAGTTCAAATGTGAATAA